In the Haloferax marinisediminis genome, ATATTCTGCCTCGTCAAGAGTGGGGAATTTGTCGATGAGGGTGAACCACTCTGTACGGTCACGAATCCGCTCGATACTGTACCTGAAACCGTACAAGCATCATTCGCAGGGCTTTTCGTTGGTATCCTCGAAACGCTGGTGGTCTATCCCAGAAACCTGCTCTGTCGACTCGCGTATCACCGCCGAAACAGACCGAGTTCTTCGTGATGGTACGGTGGTGGGAGGATGAGTATTGTGTTACTGGTTGTGACTCGGTGACTCTCCTAGCTGGACAGGAGATCAAAGAGACTGCTCCAGATTGATTCCCCCGGGCTCGCCACAAGAGGCGCTCATCAAAGTGAGACTCCGAAAAATTACGACCCCTACATCCGAGAGGAGCTAGATTGTAGTCCGACGCCATCCAACAGTCTAGAGAGCATCATGCGCATCGTTCTCTCAGTCGGTGGGAGCATCCTCGTGCCAACGCTTGACCAAGCGCAGTTTCGAGAGTACGCAACCGTCATCACAGCGCTCGCCAAGGAGCACGACATCTGTGTCGTCACCGGCGGTGGGTCTCCTGCGCGTGAATTCATCGATGTGGGGCGGGCTATCGGTGCGAACGAAGTCGAGCTTGATCAAATCGGTATCGAGGTCACTCGGCTAAATGCACGACTTCTCATCGCAGCAATCGGCGAAGATGCCGTCTCGACGCCATCAAAAGACTACGAAGCAGCGGGGAAAGCGCTCCGCTGTGGCGACATCGTCGTCATGGGTGGAACAGCACCCGGTCAAACTACTGATGCAGTGAGCGCACTACTTGCTGAATACATAAACGCAGAACTTCTCATCTATGCGACCAACGTGCCTGGCGTCTTTAGCGCGGACCCTCACACTCACCCAGACGCAGAAGCATTCGACGAGTTACGTGCGAGCCAACTCATTACCCTCATCCACGATATCGGGAGCACTGCCGGGAGCAGTGTACCGATCGACCTTCTCGCTGCGAAGAGAATCCAACGTGCAAACTTTGAAACAGTGGTTATCGACGGAACCGACCCGGAGTGTATTCTCACCGCTGTCCGAACCGGTGAAATCGAGGGGACGAGAATCATCTCAGACGGGGACGATGACACGACTCCCGCTGAAACATGACGACTGTTAACCCCGTGGAGAACTATACGTGAGTATGTCGCGATACGTGGCTTCCTTCGAGATTAACTCAAAAACCGATTCGTACGCCGCTCGGCGCATTCTAGAGCGAGTATTCGATACGGTTCGAGAAGAGTCATCGAACGTCCGGAAGGGTTCAGACGACACAAGCGAACTCCTCGAATCGTTCAAAACGCTCCAAGATGCAGCGAAACGTCCAACGGCGGGGAAGCTGGAAATCATCTACGAACAATACGACGACGAATTCGAGAACTAATCTCGCGGGAACTCCGTCACCGAGAGAGCCACACAGTCGGCAATCCGCCAGCGTCCTCCAAGATTCTCACGTTCATAATCGTCGTATGCCCCATCTCGAAAGACTGTTTCAGCGGTTGCACAACAACCGCTCACCCCTCCGCGAGCGGGATGACCGTGACGACGAGACCGAAGAGCGACTCGATGCCGCGCTCTGGCAATCTAACGGACGGGTTGCCACCCACATCGACGCAAAACTCGACGAATTCATCCGCCAAACACAACGCTAATCTAGAATCCCGGTTCTGTTGAAACCCTCTGTTGCTGATAGTTTGTTGAAGCCGTGCTGAATACAGGGCGCGAGTCGTGCAGGACTGTGCAGGCCAATTACCCGGGACAGCCGACGATACAGTCAAACGTTAGAATATAGCCGAGTCCCAGAGCAATGACTAGAAGAATAGCGAGTAGTAAAACCGCCAGGAGCCTGTTGTAGGTAGGAGTTGTTCTTGGTTACTAATTTGACAAATATTTGTCACAATTTGATAGAGAACACTTAGTCGGTTTGGGCGTGATGTATTCACCCTCTGAGTCGGCCACAGGAATTGGTTGATGAATGGCTTTTCGAAGGGATGGGAGTACCGAAGCCCAAAGCACGAGATTTTGAAGATAAAAATAATAGCATTAATACAAAATTAAATGTATAAAACTAAATACATATGCTTAACCCCTGTCCAGGCGTCTGTACTATTGAGTCTCCAAGGAGACGTCCATCTTGGTACCATTCTGAGCGACCCAATACGCCGTTCTCAAGGATTCTTCAAACAAACATCATGAAAGTCGCAAAAGACGCCGTACCAACCAGAATCGATAGCCCAGTCGCCATCGCCCGCCAACAACCGGATTTCGGGGACTCGACTGGCTACGGGACACTCGGAGCAGAGTACTTCACACTCGCACAGGGAACCGACATCACACCACTTCTCAAGGGGCTGAAAGACGACCTCTGTCAGGCTCCCCACTGGGGATACGTGGTGAGCGGGGCGCTGACCGTCACGTATACCGATGGGAGCACTGAAGCCGACGAGACCGGTGACATGTTCTACTGGCCACCAGGACATACTGTCCGGGCCGACGAAGACACGGATTTCGTTCTGTTCAGCCCCCAGCACGAACACGGGGAAGTGATGGATCAAATCCAGAGGAACATGGAACAGAGTTCGTAATCGCTGGGGACTTCCACAACAAGATTTTTCGTGCCGGGCGAGCGTCCGTTCTTAACCCAGATGGGGCGGTCTTGGGGATACGTGGTCACGAAGTCGATAAACGACTTCGTTCCGTGGTAGTGTGTCCGTATACCATATTGAATACGGTAAAGAGACTCACAGTTTAGATTGCGTATTTATGTAGTGCGTAAATAGAACAAACCAATGTGTGCGCCGGCCACCCGACTCCCAACCTGGGAGTGATGTAAACGGGGGCTCGAATTTTGAGAGTACGAAACCATTTTCTTAATCAGGTTTCGCTCAACGTAGTCGAGTCGACCAATTAATCTAAATCGAGACAGATTGCATTTTTCAAATAACCTCTGCTATTCGAATCTCACCCCATCGTTTCTGGAGAAACTATCCCCTGTGATGGTTAAATTCAGCTCATTCTACACTAGAAACCATTGACAAAAAGGAACGCAACAAATCCTGCTCCAAGATTATATCAAGACCATAATGCCACAATGTCTACATTACCAAAAAATTAGTATTATAATGACTGATTTTCTATATAAACAGTCTGAAACATCAACGATAACAATTCGTTCTGTGTAGCTCTCAGAATAGATACATTACTCGTTCAGCAATAGCAATTCTGTTTACAAATGCAAGACTGTGTGCTCCTTAAATAAATCAGGAGAAGCATCGTAGAAGAAACCAATTTGACGAAACTATCAACAAGATTGCATTTATTTCACTACCGAAATTGGCTTTCAACAAAAAGTCATATATCAATTAGTTATTATATAATAATACTGTAATGTCGATGTAGAACAGTCGACCTCTGGAATCCCTCGTCGATGCCTTTGCAAGGAATTCGTGTTGATACTCTTGTACTCGTTTTCGACTTGCCACCGACAACCGTAGCGCCGACAGAACGATTCGGCTTTCTCCGTCGTAACCGACTGATTCGTCACGAATACTGTCGACCAATCTGCCTTCGTCGGCGGGGCATATAGAAACTGCGTCGCGAATGAGCCTACCTCGACGTGAACTGACGCAGACTCGACAGCGGTCTCTCGACCGTCTCGTTCCATCTCCTCAAACACCTCTCGTTTGGAACTCGTGCTCTATTTGCGAAACCAATAGTTCACCCCTTTCGTTTACGGTCTGAAACAGTCATCTCGGGGGAGTCTACAGGATACCTGTTAGAGGCCCACCGAAGTTCCAATGGAAACAGCGTGACTGTTCCGACCACCTACCCCAGAACGTACGGTGAGAATTGCTCACTTTCTGTCCC is a window encoding:
- the pyrH gene encoding UMP kinase, which produces MRIVLSVGGSILVPTLDQAQFREYATVITALAKEHDICVVTGGGSPAREFIDVGRAIGANEVELDQIGIEVTRLNARLLIAAIGEDAVSTPSKDYEAAGKALRCGDIVVMGGTAPGQTTDAVSALLAEYINAELLIYATNVPGVFSADPHTHPDAEAFDELRASQLITLIHDIGSTAGSSVPIDLLAAKRIQRANFETVVIDGTDPECILTAVRTGEIEGTRIISDGDDDTTPAET
- a CDS encoding DUF7539 family protein, with product MPHLERLFQRLHNNRSPLRERDDRDDETEERLDAALWQSNGRVATHIDAKLDEFIRQTQR
- a CDS encoding cupin domain-containing protein; this encodes MKVAKDAVPTRIDSPVAIARQQPDFGDSTGYGTLGAEYFTLAQGTDITPLLKGLKDDLCQAPHWGYVVSGALTVTYTDGSTEADETGDMFYWPPGHTVRADEDTDFVLFSPQHEHGEVMDQIQRNMEQSS